Proteins encoded in a region of the Coriobacteriia bacterium genome:
- a CDS encoding IS3 family transposase, which yields MEALNEYIHWYNTKRIKMTLGGLSPMEYRQSLNMAA from the coding sequence ATTGAAGCGCTCAATGAATATATACATTGGTACAATACGAAGCGTATTAAGATGACTTTAGGGGGACTGAGCCCCATGGAATATCGGCAAAGCCTCAATATGGCGGCCTAA